In the genome of Streptomyces fagopyri, the window GGACTACGCGCGCCTGCACACCGCGCAGGGCAGCCACCTGGTCCGCATACCGCTGTCCACCCTGGAGGAACGCTGGCGCTCCCGCGGCTTCGTCCGCATCCACCGGCGTCACCTCGTCGCCCTGCGCCACATAGGCGAACTCCGCCTGGACGCGGGTACGGTGAGCGTTCTCGTGGACTCCGTCGAACTCCAGGTCAGCCGTCGGCACACGCGCGAACTGCGTGACCTGCTGATGCGCCGGACCAGCAGCTGAGGGGGAACGGCGTGCCGCAGGACCCGACCGAACGCCGCGTGGTCGTCACCGGGGCGCCCCGGCGCACCCGCAGGACGTCCGGCTACTACCGGCCGAGGACCGAGATAGACGAACAGACCACGCTGGGCCACACCTACGTCCGCTCACTGATGCGCAGTCAACTACGCGCCGCCCTGGTGGTGTTCGCCGTCCTGGTTCTCCTGGTCGGACCGCTGCCCCTGGTCTTCGCCGCGATACCGGACGGCGAGCGCCTGGAATGGGCCGTGCTCGGCTTCTGCGTCTACCCGCCCCTGGTCCTGCTGGCCCGCTGGTACGTGCGCCGCGCGGAGCGCAACGAGAGGGACTTCGTGCGACTGGTCGAGGACCGTTGAGGAGCCGTCCGACCGGCGCTCGTGGCGCGGGGAGCACCGCCCGGTGAACCAGAACTACGCCGTGCCCGCCGTCGCCCTCGTCGTCGTCGCGACCGTCCTGGTCGGGGCGTTCGGCCTGCGCATGTCCCGGACCACCTCCGACTTCTATGTGGCCTCACGCACCGTGGGACCCCGGCTGAACGCGGCCGCGATCAGCGGGGAGTACCTCTCCGCCGCCTCCTTCCTCGGCATCGCGGGCCTGGTGCTGGTCCAGGGCCCGGACATGCTCTGGTACCCCGTCGGATACACGGCGGGCTACCTCGTGCTGCTCCTGTTCGTCGCCGCCCCGCTGCGCCGCTCCGGCGCCTACACGCTGCCCGACTTCGCCGAGGCGCGGCTCGGCTCGCAGGCGGTCCGGCGACTCGCCGGTGCCTTCGTCGTCGGCGTGGGCTGGCTCTATCTGCTGCCCCAGCTCCAGGGCGCGGGGCTCACCCTGGCGGTACTCACCGACGCGCCCGACTGGTTCGGCGGCGTACTCGTCGCGGTCGTCGTGGTCGCCACGGTCGCCGCGGGCGGCATGCGCAGCATCACCTTCGTCCAGGCCTTCCAGTACTGGCTGAAACTCACCGCCCTGCTGGTCCCGGCCCTCTTCCTGGTCCTCGCCTGGCAGGGCGACGGCGCCCCGCGCGACGCCTTCGACGAACCCGCGACCTTCCGCGCGCAGCGGGTCGTCCGCGTCGACGGCACCCTCGACCTGAGACTGCCGGACCCCCTGGCCGTCACCGCCACGGGAACCGTGGACGGCCACCGCTACCAGAGCGAGCGCGTCCGGCTTCCGGCCGGCGTCCACCGCATCGCGCGCGGCACCCGGCTGACCTTCGCGAAGGGGGACCCGGTACCGACCGCCGACCGCGCCGGCGACGGCGGCATGTCGACCTCGCCCGCGGCCGGCCGCGAGGAACGCCCCCTCTACGCCACCTACGGACTGATCCTCGCCACCTTCCTCGGCACCATGGGACTCCCGCACGTGGTCGTCCGCTTCTACACGAGCCCGCACGGAGTCGCCGCCCGCCGCACCACCGTCGCCGTCCTCGGCCTGATCGGCGCCTTCTACTTCCTGCCGCCCGTCTACGGGGCGCTGGGCCGCCTCTACGCTCCCGAACTCAGCCTCACCGGGAACGCGGACGCCGCCGTCCTGCTGCTCCCGGACCGCGTGATCGGGGGACTCGGCGCCGACCTGCTGGG includes:
- a CDS encoding sodium/solute symporter translates to MNQNYAVPAVALVVVATVLVGAFGLRMSRTTSDFYVASRTVGPRLNAAAISGEYLSAASFLGIAGLVLVQGPDMLWYPVGYTAGYLVLLLFVAAPLRRSGAYTLPDFAEARLGSQAVRRLAGAFVVGVGWLYLLPQLQGAGLTLAVLTDAPDWFGGVLVAVVVVATVAAGGMRSITFVQAFQYWLKLTALLVPALFLVLAWQGDGAPRDAFDEPATFRAQRVVRVDGTLDLRLPDPLAVTATGTVDGHRYQSERVRLPAGVHRIARGTRLTFAKGDPVPTADRAGDGGMSTSPAAGREERPLYATYGLILATFLGTMGLPHVVVRFYTSPHGVAARRTTVAVLGLIGAFYFLPPVYGALGRLYAPELSLTGNADAAVLLLPDRVIGGLGADLLGALVAGGAFAAFLSTASGLTMAVAGVLTQDVLPSRGVRHFRLGTVLAMVVPLAASVMVGGLPVADAVGLAFAVSASSFCPLLVLGIWWRRLTPQGAAAGMVIGGGAAFLAVAATMAGYPGSGTPHALLAWPALWSVPLGFLTMILVSLATPGRVPQGTAAILARFHLPEELSDGQVRAAAHTKEAEV